The sequence below is a genomic window from Silene latifolia isolate original U9 population chromosome 7, ASM4854445v1, whole genome shotgun sequence.
AATGGGGTGGTGCATACTTTGGACAACGTTGCTTATGTTCCAAAGTTGCGCAGAATCTAATCTCACTTATTTAACTAGACTCTGAAGGTTATGGGTGTAAAGCTCATGTGGGAGTAATAAAAGTGGCTAAAAGTTCTATGGTCCTTATGCAGGGGAGCTACGCTGTGGCTTATACCGTTTGGATGCATATAAAGTAAAAACCTCACAGGATAACTAGAAATGGAAAAGTCGTGCATGTGTTTCGTTCTCGGAAGAGACAAGGAAGGTAAATTATTTTCAGGTTACAGACGGGCGCAATGGTGAAATTCCTGAGAGCAAGAGGTTTGATAACTACATTATCGCCCTACTATTTTGACCGAAAACCCTTAACTTGACCCCAATTTTGATGTATTTCCATGCTAAATATCTTTGCTCTATGATCAATTTGCATCTATGTACTTTGCTCACGGCTTTGCTAGATTCTTGTAGTACTTCACGCTTTTATAGGTAAAATAGGAGATCGAGTAAAGACCGGAACCAATTGCAAGAAAGGAAATGAAGAGTTAAAGCCGTTTTAAAGCCTTTCTAAGCCTCTTGGGTGCGTCCACTTCAGGCAAGGTGCAACTAGTACTCGTAGGTGTATCTTTTTACTCCTATGGATGTATTGGGTTGAAGGTGGGTGTATTGACTTCAAGCAAGGTGCAACAAGGACTTGTAGGGTGTATCTTTTTAGCCTTATGGGTGTAATTTTTGGAGCATGGGTGTAACTGAGGTCCATCCGGCGAAAAAGGCACACGATCGACGTATCAATACACCAGATGGACCCGTGATTTAGGCCTAACTCAGTTTTTTACCCTTGTAATTGTGTTTTGGACCTTTTGTATAAATAGTTAAACCCTATTATTTGAGACATAAGTAGATATACTTTAATTTAGATCAAAAAATTGGGTAGTTGGAGGAATTTTGTAGATGAAATTGGATCTCATCTTGTTCTTCAATTATTCAAGCAATTAATTCAATCAAGTTTATTTCTTTCATCTTAGTTGGTATATTTTCTTTTCCTCTTttcaatttcttattttgtttttATCAATTTCATTTCCTTAGTTTATGTTTGTCTTATTTTTTGTAGTCAAAGTTACCACCTTTAAGTTTGATTTCAgtttaattatagtttaattagtctattATCATCAGCTTTGTTACTAATTGCATGATTAGTTGtagaaattaatttaataacatgtcaattgctAAATTATCAACCTTTATCATTTGTTTTGTTCTAATAAAGTGAGTAGTCCTTTCATTAGGACTCGATTTACCCCAGCATGAGTGGTTTGTTTGATTGATTCCTACAAAAATAGTTGTTGGGGAGGATTAGTAAGAGTAGGCTATAGGATTGATTTGATGAATTGGTCGATTGTGGATAATGTTggtttgtgacccttgtccatcAACGAAAGTTGGTTAGGGTGGGAATCGGGTACCCAAAAATTAGACCTATTGCTAACcaaggttgagaccggaagggagaactAAGAGAGGGCACCTCTAGACTATTGTTTGAATTCGACCTTCGAGAGAAGGAGTTGGATGACCCGGAAAATGATGAGGGTTTAATGGACTTAGGTGATGTTAGGATACCTTGGGAAAGTTTACGTTTCTAGGGTAGTTGTGATTCTACCTAAGGATTCCGACCTCCGAGACCGAAAGGGAGGGGGTTGGAAGAACTAGTGTCCTAATGCGAACCCGTGAGGGGGTGTTAGGCGAATTGGATTCATATCCTCCTTACGTATCACGCCCAATAGCTAGTTAAAAGGAATCATGACAATAAACACAAAATCCTGGTGGGAAATCGAGTCCTAGGCTTTTTATTCCATTGAATTACAAAATTTACATTTACTTGCTCCATTTTTAAATCTAGTTTAattgcattttattttaattagtttagttgattAGATTAAAATCAAACTCAattattgtcgacttagctaacATATAGCTAGAATTGATCATTATTGCATAACAAGATCCCCGTGAAATCGACCCTCAAGTGCTACTACGATACCGTACATTTGTGAATTCAGTTGTGTAAGGATGTGCATAAAACGAATgaattgttttaattcatttgtttGATAATGTGAAGTGACTTTATGATTCCAAAATATAACGACACTTCACATGACTTTATAAAGGATGTAAATCCTTTGGAAACGACAATCTCACAAAATTATATATCAAACAAAGTGACTTCAAAGTCGGGGTTTGAGGGTGTGAGAGGTAGTACACCAGTGTTATAATAAACTAGTTGAGGGGTTACTCTAGGGGTTTTGTGATTGGCGATTTGGTGGCATTACCAATATTAGCGGAGCATTCTAGAGGTTGTTATCTATAGTTATTGTGGGTTCCAAATTGGTATTTATTTGGGATGCTGGTCACGTTGTACTAGTACTCTTTTATAGTAGATTCTAGTCTTAGCTTTTTGTTTAGTAGGGTTTCCTCCGTTTTGGAGGGTTTCTCCTTGGGTTTGACCCTAAATACTACCTCATTTTATTATTGGTTGCAGTTTtttacttttacggtttactTGTCGATTGTTTGCTTTCGTTGCACGTGGGAGATTGACGTAAGCTACTAATTAAGTATGACCTTAAAATTTACATTATATAATATCTTTTATGTGGTTTTATCTCCATATAAAATTACAAAATGTAATTAAAACTTACTTAATTAATAAAAATAGTTTATTACTTGAATAATTAATATTAAAAATTATAGTATTAATAGGTAGTGATAttagaaaaataataaaaactaaGATTATCATGATATATCATCCATTAAGAATTTATTCAATCTTGCTGCATAATACTACATGGCAAAAACTATTAAAATTGAACGTTTGGTatgaaataaatataataaaagttGTACAAAATTAAGGATGACCATAAATATCATGTTATATTAACCTCATATATTGGAGTGGTGAGTATTGAGAGAGAAGTTAATTCTATTAGTTTAATTAGTAATGATGAAATCTGTTGTCGCCTGAATGAAAACCGTCATTTTTTCCCCTAAACTATATGTACGTTAATCATGTTAATGATGAAAAACACATTATGTCGCCGGAATGAAAAAcgttaattaaattacatgtaCTTCGAATCTCCAATTATGGACTTATTTATATTGTCCCGATATTCACATTTACTAAAGCTCATTTTTTAGCCAATAATTACACTTGTTATTACGACCGTGCAatatttgcacgggtttaaaactagttctaTTTATAACGAAATCTCAGCTAGAACAACCGCAACTGAAAATGCTAAGGTGAATAACTGTTTAAAAATCTGGAATTGTACGGAAGATGGTCTGTTTGCGCATGCTCTGGCCAGGCTGAAGTAGCAGCAATTCTGAAGGCTCTCAAATTTATACCATGCACCTTCACACACGTGGCAGAACATCAACGGTTCGATCTCCGCCGTCAACGGTCATTATGTCATTACCCTTCATATCATGAACTATAATCTCAACAACTTGATCaggattattattatttgtgatGATTTGTTGATCTTTGTTGATTTTGTCCATGTTGTTGAGCTTGATGATTTCAATTCCAAGTTCAGCTTCAAATTGTTTCATCTCATTATCATTTAGCATAAGGTTTTTTTGTTGGGTTTTTGGTGATGAGTTTTTGTATATGATGTATAAGAGCATTTGAGTAATTCCCAATATAAATCCAAGCACATTTGGCATCTGTTCACATTTTAAACAAATTGTGTGTTAATTAACATATGATATGATATGGAGTTATTATCAAATAATAATATCGAAATTCAATACGACCCCTTGCATGCAATATACAAATTTTACATGATAAATAACATGCATATGTCAGTTAGTTTAGCTGGTAAAGTCTAAGGATGATATTCATAACCCGGGTCAAAACACATGactaaaaaataaaaatcgaaagaTCGAACACTTTCGCTAATCCATCCCCTTAGAGCCACTACTACTTAATGCACATGAAGAGAGTGATATCGAGATTCAATATCACTTGATAATATCATTGTATTTTAGTTTGCTTAAGAAGTTTAACCGTGGTAAAAATGGTGACCTTGTAGTAAAAAATTCCTAGAAAAATTGACATACATATATAGAGAAAGAAGTTAATGCATGGTGATTACTTACCGCAATGTAAAAGTCTTGGATGAGGAAACCATAAAAGAACCACATAACGGCGCATAAGGTAAGAGAAAATGATAGACAAAATGGCATGAATTCTACACTCTTCGTCTTGATCACCATTTTCTGTCATCCAAAAAGGGCAATAATGACGTGAGTTAGCTAAATATTGCACGTATTCTACATGGAAATAAAAGTTTGCATGTCTTTATATTAATtcgaattaaataaatacgataaTTTTAAATGTGACAGTAacatgttatatatatatatatagtattatagTACAAAAATAACTAATTAAATTGATTAGATTTCATACCATAACGCTTAAAGGAGCAGCAAATACGCAAACAGAAAACACTGCACAAATCCATCCTACGGATGTTTCACGTACGCCTCCTTTTGAGAAAAGGTTGTGTGCATCAGCACCTCGAGCGAAAACCATGGTTCCTACTATGATTAGCCCCAAAAATGTGACGTTGAATAGGCCTAGTAATTTTATTGTGTATACCTGTTCACCGTATTTTCAACCATATTATTAGCACAATATTACGATATTTTTTTAAGATATAGCCAAGTCCGACACCCAAACGAGTACTAATATGTGTGATATTTCACCATAGAATAGAAGTACGTACCCTGGCCTTAGTTGGTGCATAG
It includes:
- the LOC141591913 gene encoding bidirectional sugar transporter SWEET9-like produces the protein MALTHFNHHELMYIFGILGNIVSLGVFLAPLPTFWRVFKKKSTEGFQALPYSVALFSCMLLLYYAMLKTQNAMPIITINSVGFIIEAFYLIVFLIYAPTKARVYTIKLLGLFNVTFLGLIIVGTMVFARGADAHNLFSKGGVRETSVGWICAVFSVCVFAAPLSVMKMVIKTKSVEFMPFCLSFSLTLCAVMWFFYGFLIQDFYIAMPNVLGFILGITQMLLYIIYKNSSPKTQQKNLMLNDNEMKQFEAELGIEIIKLNNMDKINKDQQIITNNNNPDQVVEIIVHDMKGNDIMTVDGGDRTVDVLPRV